ACTTGAAGGTCCGATCATCAAAGAGAGAAGTTCCTTTTTAATTGCAGGGAGAAGGAGCATCTCCAATTTGCTGGATGGCAATTTTGATTTATATGACGTAAGAGCAGCTTACTACGACTGGAACCTTAAAGCCAATTATAAATTCAACAACAATAACCGGTTATTCTTTTCTACCTACATTGGACATGACCGGGTGAAAAATAATGATGACTACCTGAATAAATGGGGGAACACAACAGGCACATTGAGATGGAACCATATCTTTAACCCAAAACTTTTTCTTAATGTTTCTGCTATTTACAGCAATTATAAAAACATGCTGAATATAAACCCCGACTCCTCAGCAGGTATAGCTAGTTGGGTAACTGGCATCCGTGATTTTTCGCTCAAAGGCGATTTCACTTACTACAGGAAGCCCGGCAATCAGATTCAATTCGGCTTCAGTGAAATTATTCACCTTTTCAACCCCGGTGAAGCAAGCAACGTGTCCTACAACAATCTACCACGTGCAAGGGCGGCTGAATTCGCAGTTTATTTCTCACAAAAAATGCCATTATGCTCAAAGGTTAATATATATTATGGTCTTCGCGCAGGCTTGTTCGACAATTTCTCTGCAGATAAACTTTATGATGACTATGATAATGATTCCAGTAATGGCGCAAATGTTACCTACCTGAGACTGGAGCCCCGACTAAAACTGCAATACCACATCTCCCCCCGATCCATGTTGCAATTTAGCTATAACCGGAATTACCAGTACCTGCAATTGCTGCAGAATGATGAACTGGCTTTTTCATCCCTGGAAACGTGGATCCCATCCAGTTCACACATTAAGCCGCAATTTTCAGATCAGTATTCTATCCTTTATAGAAGGAACCATAAAAATGGTTCCATAACAGCAAGCATTTACCTCAAAGAAATGGGTAATCAACTAGAACTTGTAGACCATGCCCAACTAATCTCCAACCCCTTCATTGAAGATCTCCTTAAAACAGGTCGGGCCAAATCCTATGGTGCAGAGTTCTCGCTTTTACAAAATATAGGCAAAGCACGCATAACCGCGTTATACGCATGGTCACGAACCCTTAGAATGTTTGATGAGATCAATAACGGGAAAACCTATGCCGCAAACTACGATGTTCCACATAGTGTTAAATTATCAGGCAGTTACCCCATAACAAAATCGCTTCAGCTAAATTCTTACTTTATTTATTCATCAGGCAGACCGGCCACAATACCCACCGGTTACTTCGTGCAAGATGGCATCAGGGTGCCAATTTATGCAGGACGTAACCTGGAGCGGATGCCAGCATATCACCATCTTGATATCAATATTTCATGGAATATTCCAGTAAAGCAATTGAATGGGCACGTATGGAATAATACCATCTCAATAGGCCTGTATAACCTGTATAACCGGAATAATGTATTATTATACAAGATAAATCCACAGCTCAATGGAGCAACCCTTTTTGATGAACAGAACCTTTCCGGGATAACCCCGGTATTTATCTACAATTTCAGTTTCTAGCATGAAAAAGCTACCACAAATATTAGTACTGATCTTTTTTATAGCACCATTTTCATCTTGTCAGAAGCACGATGCAAATGATAGCACACCCACCTATGACCTGATCATTGAAGGGGGAATTAATTCACTGACACATTATCAATTT
This window of the Chitinophaga sancti genome carries:
- a CDS encoding TonB-dependent receptor — its product is MSNRKGIQIIGIRQYWRPQATAVIFFICSLLSGHSLLAQRSSLNKRITISFFNIPVREALTQLSEKDEIPISFESSRSDFDKNINKNFFNAPVTEILKDILQETGYTWKYVSDEIIIVPLIKSYTISGHIQDKQSGEDLIGAHIIVKPVNQGTASNNYGFYSLTLPGGNYELLVGCMGYSNKVVALDFYESDRVLNIKLEKKISELKTVTVTSKNGIDSFQSESPLQLHWDVIRERPFFKGEADVIESIQMQNGVVAITEGSSSMFIRGGSRDQNLLLLDEAVVYNPGHLFGLNSIFNPDALKDIQLYKDDIPANFGGRLSSVLDTHMDEGNNKELRLNGGMSLLSARLSLEGPIIKERSSFLIAGRRSISNLLDGNFDLYDVRAAYYDWNLKANYKFNNNNRLFFSTYIGHDRVKNNDDYLNKWGNTTGTLRWNHIFNPKLFLNVSAIYSNYKNMLNINPDSSAGIASWVTGIRDFSLKGDFTYYRKPGNQIQFGFSEIIHLFNPGEASNVSYNNLPRARAAEFAVYFSQKMPLCSKVNIYYGLRAGLFDNFSADKLYDDYDNDSSNGANVTYLRLEPRLKLQYHISPRSMLQFSYNRNYQYLQLLQNDELAFSSLETWIPSSSHIKPQFSDQYSILYRRNHKNGSITASIYLKEMGNQLELVDHAQLISNPFIEDLLKTGRAKSYGAEFSLLQNIGKARITALYAWSRTLRMFDEINNGKTYAANYDVPHSVKLSGSYPITKSLQLNSYFIYSSGRPATIPTGYFVQDGIRVPIYAGRNLERMPAYHHLDINISWNIPVKQLNGHVWNNTISIGLYNLYNRNNVLLYKINPQLNGATLFDEQNLSGITPVFIYNFSF